One genomic segment of Odocoileus virginianus isolate 20LAN1187 ecotype Illinois chromosome X, Ovbor_1.2, whole genome shotgun sequence includes these proteins:
- the DRP2 gene encoding dystrophin-related protein 2 isoform X1, producing the protein MQPMVMQGCPYTLPRCHKWRAADNFHHSRSLRSTCPQPQVRASATTPVPPHDGAGVPCLSPKLFNGSVGATRILEPPAMNLCWNEIKKKSHNLRARLEAFSDHSGKLQLPLQEIIDWLSQKDEELSAQLPLQGDVVLVQQEKETHAAFMDDVKSRGPYIYSVLESAQAFLSQHPFDELEEPCSESKDTSPRQRIQNLSRFVWKQATVASELWEKLTARCVDQHRHIEHTLEQLLEIQGAMEELSATLTQAEGVRATWEPIGDLFIDSLPEHIQALKLFKEEFSPMKDGVKLVNDLAHQLAISDVHLSMENSRALEQINIRWKQLQVSVGERLKQLQDAHRDFGPGSQHFLSSSVQVPWERAISPNKVPYYINHQAQTTCWDHPKMTELYQTLADLNNIKFSAYRTAMKLRRVQKALRLDLVTLTTALEIFNEHDLQASEHVMDVVEVIHCLTALYERLEEERGILVNVPLCVDMSLNWLLNVFDSGRSGKMRALSFKTGIACLCGTEVKEKLQYLFSQVANSGSQCDQRHLGVLLHEAIQVPRQLGEVAAFGGSNVEPSVRSCFRFSTGKPVIEASQFLEWVNLEPQSMVWLAVLHRVTIAEQVKHQTKCSICRQCPIKGFRYRSLKQFNVDICQTCFLTGRASKGNKLHYPIMEYYTPTTSSENMRDFATTLKNKFRSKHYFSKHPQRGYLPVQSVLEADYSETPASSPMLPHADTHSRIEHFASRLAEMESQNCSFFNDSLSPDDSIDEDQYLLRHSSPITDREPAFRQQAPYNMTTESKGELEKILAHLEDENRILQGELRRLKWQHEEAAEVPPLTEGSAEVAQDHCNEELLAEARILRQHKSRLETRMQILEDHNKQLESQLQRLRELLLQPPIESNGNGSVGSSLASSPQQSESSHPQEKGQTTPDTEAADDVGLKSQDVSLCLEDIMEKLRHAFPSVRSSDVTANTLLAS; encoded by the exons ATGCAACCTATGGTCATGCAGGGATGCCCTTACACCCTCCCACGATGTCATAAGTGGCGGGCAGCTGACAACTTCCATCACAGCCGTAGCCTCCGAAGCACCTGCCCCCAACCTCAG GTTAGAGCTTCTGCCACCACCCCCGTACCTCCTCACGATGGTGCTGGGGTACCCTGCCTAAGTCCAAAGCTATTCAACGGGTCTGTTGGTGCCACCAGAATCCTGGAACCACCAGCCATGAATCTGTGttggaatgaaataaaaaagaagtctcATAATCTCCG TGCCCGGCTAGAGGCCTTCTCAGACCACAGTGGAAAGCTTCAGCTCCCTCTCCAAGAGATAATTGACTGGCTCAGCCAAAAGGATGAGGAATTGTCAGCTCAGCTGCCCCTACAAGGGGATGTGGTCCTGGTGCAACAGGAGAAGGAGACACATGCG GCCTTTATGGACGATGTCAAGTCTCGAGGCCCCTATATTTACTCTGTGCTGGAATCAgctcaggccttcctgtcccagCACCCATTTGATGAATTAGAGGAGCCTTGTTCTGAGAGCAAAG ATACCTCTCCTAGACAGCGGATCCAGAATCTTAGCCGCTTTGTGTGGAAGCAGGCAACAGTGGccagtgaactctgggagaagttGACAGCCCGCTGCGTGGACCAGCACCGCCACATTGAGCACACTCTGGAGCAGCTGTTGGAGATCCAAGGGGCAATGGAGGAATTAAGTGCAACTCTGACCCAGGCTGAGGGAGTCCGAGCCACTTGGGAGCCCATTGGGGATCTCTTCATTGATTCACTTCCCGAGCATATCCAGGCTCTTAAG CTATTCAAGGAAGAATTCTCCCCCATGAAAGATGGAGTGAAGTTAGTAAATGATCTGGCCCATCAACTTGCCATTTCTGATGTGCACTTGTCAATGGAGAACTCCCGGGCTTTGGAGCAAATCAATATCCGGTGGAAACAGCTACAG GTGTCAGTTGGTGAGAGACTTAAGCAGCTTCAGGATGCTCACCGGGACTTTGGGCCTGGGTCACAACACTTCCTCTCCT CTTCTGTTCAGGTTCCCTGGGAAAGAGCAATTTCACCCAATAAAGTTCCCTACTACATCAA CCACCAGGCTCAAACCACATGCTGGGACCATCCCAAGATGACAGAGTTATACCAAACTCTAG CTGATTTGAACAACATTAAGTTCTCAGCTTACCGCACTGCCATGAAGCTACGCAGAGTCCAGAAGGCACTGCGCT tGGACCTGGTAACTTTAACCACAGCCCTGGAGATCTTCAATGAGCATGATCTGCAGGCCAGTGAGCATGTGATGGATGTGGTGGAGGTCATTCACTGCCTGACTGCCTTATATGAAcggctggaggaggaaagaggcatCCTGGTCAATGTGCCGCTCTGTGTGGACATGAGTCTCAACTGGCTCCTCAATGTTTTTGATAG TGGTCGCAGTGGAAAGATGCGGGCATTGTCCTTTAAGACTGGCATTGCCTGCCTGTGTGGCACGGAAGTGAAGGAAAAACTGCAGT ACCTCTTCAGCCAAGTGGCCAACTCAGGCAGCCAGTGTGACCAACGCCATCTTGGTGTCCTGCTTCATGAAGCCATTCAGGTGCCCCGTCAGCTGGGGGAAGTGGCAGCCTTTGGTGGCAGCAACGTGGAGCCCAGTGTCCGCAGTTGCTTCCGTTTT AGCACTGGGAAGCCAGTCATTGAAGCTTCACAGTTCCTGGAATGGGTCAACTTGGAGCCCCAATCCATGGTGTGGCTGGCTGTTCTACATCGGGTCACCATTGCTGAACAAGTAAAGCATCAGACCAAGTGCTCTATCTGTAGGCAGTGTCCCATCAAGGGCTTCAG GTACCGGAGTCTGAAACAGTTTAACGTGGACATTTGCCAGACCTGCTTCCTGACTGGCAGGGCCAGCAAGGGCAACAAACTTCATTACCCCATCATGGAGTATTACACCCCG ACCACATCCAGTGAGAACATGAGGGACTTTGCCACTACCTTAAAGAACAAATTCCGCTCAAAGCATTATTTCAGCAAACACCCTCAGCGAGGTTATCTGCCTGTTCAATCGGTGCTGGAGGCTGACTACAGTGAGAC GCCAGCTTCTTCCCCGATGTTGCCACATGCTGACACACACTCCCGAATTGAGCATTTTGCCAGCAG GCTTGCTGAGATGGAAAGTCAAAATTGCTCCTTCTTTAATGACAGCCTGTCCCCGGATGACAGCAT AGATGAGGACCAGTACCTGCTACGGCACTCCAGCCCCATTACAGACCGGGAGCCAGCCTTCAGACAGCAGGCGCCATACAACATGACCACGGAAAGCAAAGGGGAGCTTGAAAAGATTCTAGCCCACCTAGAGGATGAAAACCG GATTCTCCAGGGAGAGCTGAGGCGCCTGAAGTGGCAGCATGAGGAGGCCGCTGAGGTACCCCCGCTGACTGAGGGCTCTGCCGAGGTGGCACAGgaccactgcaatgaggagctgCTGGCTGAGGCCCGGATCCTTCGGCAGCACAAGAGCCGCCTGGAGACGCGCATGCAGATTCTTGAAGACCACAACAAGCAACTGGAGTCCCAGCTGCAGCGCTTAAGGGAGCTGCTCCTACAG CCACCTATAGAATCCAATGGCAATGGCTCTGTGGGCTCGTCTCTGGCTTCCTCTCCACAGCAGTCAGAAAGCAGTCACCCCCAAGAGAAAGGACAGACTACTCCAGACACTGAAGCTGCAG ATGATGTGGGATTGAAGAGTCAAGATGTCAGCCTCTGCTTGGAGGACATCATGGAGAAGCTCCGCCACGCTTTCCCCAGTGTACGAAGTTCTGATGTGACTGCCAACACACTGCTGGCCTCTTGA
- the DRP2 gene encoding dystrophin-related protein 2 isoform X2, translating to MNLCWNEIKKKSHNLRARLEAFSDHSGKLQLPLQEIIDWLSQKDEELSAQLPLQGDVVLVQQEKETHAAFMDDVKSRGPYIYSVLESAQAFLSQHPFDELEEPCSESKDTSPRQRIQNLSRFVWKQATVASELWEKLTARCVDQHRHIEHTLEQLLEIQGAMEELSATLTQAEGVRATWEPIGDLFIDSLPEHIQALKLFKEEFSPMKDGVKLVNDLAHQLAISDVHLSMENSRALEQINIRWKQLQVSVGERLKQLQDAHRDFGPGSQHFLSSSVQVPWERAISPNKVPYYINHQAQTTCWDHPKMTELYQTLADLNNIKFSAYRTAMKLRRVQKALRLDLVTLTTALEIFNEHDLQASEHVMDVVEVIHCLTALYERLEEERGILVNVPLCVDMSLNWLLNVFDSGRSGKMRALSFKTGIACLCGTEVKEKLQYLFSQVANSGSQCDQRHLGVLLHEAIQVPRQLGEVAAFGGSNVEPSVRSCFRFSTGKPVIEASQFLEWVNLEPQSMVWLAVLHRVTIAEQVKHQTKCSICRQCPIKGFRYRSLKQFNVDICQTCFLTGRASKGNKLHYPIMEYYTPTTSSENMRDFATTLKNKFRSKHYFSKHPQRGYLPVQSVLEADYSETPASSPMLPHADTHSRIEHFASRLAEMESQNCSFFNDSLSPDDSIDEDQYLLRHSSPITDREPAFRQQAPYNMTTESKGELEKILAHLEDENRILQGELRRLKWQHEEAAEVPPLTEGSAEVAQDHCNEELLAEARILRQHKSRLETRMQILEDHNKQLESQLQRLRELLLQPPIESNGNGSVGSSLASSPQQSESSHPQEKGQTTPDTEAADDVGLKSQDVSLCLEDIMEKLRHAFPSVRSSDVTANTLLAS from the exons ATGAATCTGTGttggaatgaaataaaaaagaagtctcATAATCTCCG TGCCCGGCTAGAGGCCTTCTCAGACCACAGTGGAAAGCTTCAGCTCCCTCTCCAAGAGATAATTGACTGGCTCAGCCAAAAGGATGAGGAATTGTCAGCTCAGCTGCCCCTACAAGGGGATGTGGTCCTGGTGCAACAGGAGAAGGAGACACATGCG GCCTTTATGGACGATGTCAAGTCTCGAGGCCCCTATATTTACTCTGTGCTGGAATCAgctcaggccttcctgtcccagCACCCATTTGATGAATTAGAGGAGCCTTGTTCTGAGAGCAAAG ATACCTCTCCTAGACAGCGGATCCAGAATCTTAGCCGCTTTGTGTGGAAGCAGGCAACAGTGGccagtgaactctgggagaagttGACAGCCCGCTGCGTGGACCAGCACCGCCACATTGAGCACACTCTGGAGCAGCTGTTGGAGATCCAAGGGGCAATGGAGGAATTAAGTGCAACTCTGACCCAGGCTGAGGGAGTCCGAGCCACTTGGGAGCCCATTGGGGATCTCTTCATTGATTCACTTCCCGAGCATATCCAGGCTCTTAAG CTATTCAAGGAAGAATTCTCCCCCATGAAAGATGGAGTGAAGTTAGTAAATGATCTGGCCCATCAACTTGCCATTTCTGATGTGCACTTGTCAATGGAGAACTCCCGGGCTTTGGAGCAAATCAATATCCGGTGGAAACAGCTACAG GTGTCAGTTGGTGAGAGACTTAAGCAGCTTCAGGATGCTCACCGGGACTTTGGGCCTGGGTCACAACACTTCCTCTCCT CTTCTGTTCAGGTTCCCTGGGAAAGAGCAATTTCACCCAATAAAGTTCCCTACTACATCAA CCACCAGGCTCAAACCACATGCTGGGACCATCCCAAGATGACAGAGTTATACCAAACTCTAG CTGATTTGAACAACATTAAGTTCTCAGCTTACCGCACTGCCATGAAGCTACGCAGAGTCCAGAAGGCACTGCGCT tGGACCTGGTAACTTTAACCACAGCCCTGGAGATCTTCAATGAGCATGATCTGCAGGCCAGTGAGCATGTGATGGATGTGGTGGAGGTCATTCACTGCCTGACTGCCTTATATGAAcggctggaggaggaaagaggcatCCTGGTCAATGTGCCGCTCTGTGTGGACATGAGTCTCAACTGGCTCCTCAATGTTTTTGATAG TGGTCGCAGTGGAAAGATGCGGGCATTGTCCTTTAAGACTGGCATTGCCTGCCTGTGTGGCACGGAAGTGAAGGAAAAACTGCAGT ACCTCTTCAGCCAAGTGGCCAACTCAGGCAGCCAGTGTGACCAACGCCATCTTGGTGTCCTGCTTCATGAAGCCATTCAGGTGCCCCGTCAGCTGGGGGAAGTGGCAGCCTTTGGTGGCAGCAACGTGGAGCCCAGTGTCCGCAGTTGCTTCCGTTTT AGCACTGGGAAGCCAGTCATTGAAGCTTCACAGTTCCTGGAATGGGTCAACTTGGAGCCCCAATCCATGGTGTGGCTGGCTGTTCTACATCGGGTCACCATTGCTGAACAAGTAAAGCATCAGACCAAGTGCTCTATCTGTAGGCAGTGTCCCATCAAGGGCTTCAG GTACCGGAGTCTGAAACAGTTTAACGTGGACATTTGCCAGACCTGCTTCCTGACTGGCAGGGCCAGCAAGGGCAACAAACTTCATTACCCCATCATGGAGTATTACACCCCG ACCACATCCAGTGAGAACATGAGGGACTTTGCCACTACCTTAAAGAACAAATTCCGCTCAAAGCATTATTTCAGCAAACACCCTCAGCGAGGTTATCTGCCTGTTCAATCGGTGCTGGAGGCTGACTACAGTGAGAC GCCAGCTTCTTCCCCGATGTTGCCACATGCTGACACACACTCCCGAATTGAGCATTTTGCCAGCAG GCTTGCTGAGATGGAAAGTCAAAATTGCTCCTTCTTTAATGACAGCCTGTCCCCGGATGACAGCAT AGATGAGGACCAGTACCTGCTACGGCACTCCAGCCCCATTACAGACCGGGAGCCAGCCTTCAGACAGCAGGCGCCATACAACATGACCACGGAAAGCAAAGGGGAGCTTGAAAAGATTCTAGCCCACCTAGAGGATGAAAACCG GATTCTCCAGGGAGAGCTGAGGCGCCTGAAGTGGCAGCATGAGGAGGCCGCTGAGGTACCCCCGCTGACTGAGGGCTCTGCCGAGGTGGCACAGgaccactgcaatgaggagctgCTGGCTGAGGCCCGGATCCTTCGGCAGCACAAGAGCCGCCTGGAGACGCGCATGCAGATTCTTGAAGACCACAACAAGCAACTGGAGTCCCAGCTGCAGCGCTTAAGGGAGCTGCTCCTACAG CCACCTATAGAATCCAATGGCAATGGCTCTGTGGGCTCGTCTCTGGCTTCCTCTCCACAGCAGTCAGAAAGCAGTCACCCCCAAGAGAAAGGACAGACTACTCCAGACACTGAAGCTGCAG ATGATGTGGGATTGAAGAGTCAAGATGTCAGCCTCTGCTTGGAGGACATCATGGAGAAGCTCCGCCACGCTTTCCCCAGTGTACGAAGTTCTGATGTGACTGCCAACACACTGCTGGCCTCTTGA